In Pseudomonas sp. MYb327, one DNA window encodes the following:
- a CDS encoding GAF domain-containing protein encodes MIDLQKSGQGLEGYGMLHAQLESLLADERDFIANAAQFSAFLFNQLDDLNWAGFYLNRNEELVLGPFQGQIACVRIPFGRGVCGAAAASLQTQRVEDVHAFPGHIACDSASNSELVVPLVKDGRLIGVLDLDSPKLARFTAQDQAGIEQLAAIFLRLTDC; translated from the coding sequence ATGATTGATTTACAAAAGAGCGGCCAGGGCCTCGAAGGCTACGGCATGCTGCACGCGCAGCTGGAATCTTTACTGGCGGACGAGCGCGATTTCATCGCCAACGCCGCGCAATTTTCCGCCTTCCTGTTCAATCAGCTCGATGATCTGAACTGGGCCGGTTTTTACCTCAATCGCAATGAAGAACTGGTGCTTGGCCCGTTCCAGGGGCAGATCGCTTGCGTGCGGATTCCGTTCGGTCGGGGCGTGTGCGGTGCGGCGGCGGCGAGCTTACAGACTCAACGGGTCGAAGACGTGCACGCGTTCCCTGGCCATATTGCCTGTGACAGTGCGTCCAATAGCGAACTGGTCGTGCCGTTGGTCAAGGATGGCCGGTTGATCGGCGTGCTCGACCTCGACAGCCCGAAACTGGCGCGTTTCACCGCACAGGATCAGGCCGGTATCGAGCAACTGGCGGCGATTTTCCTGCGCCTTACCGATTGCTGA
- a CDS encoding transporter substrate-binding domain-containing protein: MPSRFKDYLILMTAGLCLSTSLLAAQSSEYTLLSRSTAGHLEVQLDQSQRQWVNNKHALLLGTSAPDYPPFDMTLSGRDYEGFTADYAGILGKITGLPIKVQRFASRGAAIEALEKGEVDLLGTANGFEAHNSEIVLSTPYAVDQPVLVTREGETRSLTEGLAGLRLSMVYHYLPLEEVKAMYPKAIITSYPSYQNAINAVAFDQADVFLGDTISTHYMINKGYLNNIRMANFGKHEAHGFSFAVHKNNPELLDIINTMLRTVPSSERESIAKRWSAGSDILLTDHKLELSYSEERWLAQHPVVRVVVNEALAPLTFFDNDGNFRGVAADLLELIRLRTGLRFEIQRSRSDSEMIQRINDHQADLIAALLPSAHRDMLLNFSRPYLQNSYVLLTRKGTDSPINLAQLQGKRLAIAQGNPLMDYLRSEFPQIKLIETPDTFSAVEMLAEGRAEGTVNSLVIANYFISSRLFEHTLQISTTIGTEQAAFSLATGRDAKELNDILNKALLSIAPEELGIINSRWRGYSASTQNTWRNYQRLFYQIVIGASVLLLISVAWNAYMRRQINQRKTAERALNDQFEFMRSLVNGTPHPIYVRDRQGLLQSCNDSYLLAFGTKREDVIGKNCIQGVLSNAFEAHEYHADYQRVVAEGKPLIVDRPLHIGGRQLTIYHWILPYRDSSGEVQGIIGGWVDISERRQLLDDLRCAKERADEANRAKSTFLATMSHEIRTPMNAVIGMLELTLKRIEQDHPDRPAIDVAYHSAKDLLELIGDILDIARIESGHLSLSPQRTNLGEIVASVVRIFDGLARQKKLDLLLEFTPDEQAYDVLLDPLRFKQVLSNLVSNAIKFTEQGQIRIIVTLSPGTEPEQVHMQLQVQDSGIGISEQDQQRLFEPFAQADSAGPSARRGTGLGLVISRSLCEGMGGSLQLSSKPGVGTQVEMSLQLAKLAPEPAAEIAETLIPATTASLNVLVVDDHAANRLLMCQQLEFLGHRFSTAADGQAGFEAWKTGVYDLVIADCNMPVMNGYELAQAIRREEKETQQPPCTVLGFTANAQPEEVQRCKQAGMDDCLFKPLTLTALSQWVAGIEVSTRTPAFSLEGFELMTGGNPLLNRRLLTELLNSNRLDRQDLLALSGSPDRQSFLDIAHKIKGAARIVQASRLIDSCEALEAACNNKLQPDTVLECCKNLERALLELDQALLQKITENDESRMIEP; this comes from the coding sequence ATGCCCAGTCGTTTCAAGGATTACCTGATACTGATGACCGCGGGCTTATGCCTGAGCACCTCATTGCTTGCAGCCCAGAGCAGTGAATACACGTTGCTCAGTCGCTCTACGGCCGGGCACCTGGAAGTCCAGCTCGATCAATCACAACGACAGTGGGTCAATAACAAACATGCACTGTTGCTTGGCACATCGGCACCAGATTATCCGCCCTTCGACATGACCCTCAGCGGTCGTGACTATGAAGGCTTCACTGCCGACTACGCGGGCATCCTCGGCAAGATCACCGGCTTACCCATCAAGGTACAACGCTTTGCATCCCGGGGAGCGGCAATCGAAGCGCTCGAAAAAGGTGAAGTCGATCTGCTCGGCACCGCCAATGGTTTCGAGGCGCACAATAGCGAAATCGTGCTTTCCACACCCTATGCCGTGGATCAACCGGTCCTTGTCACCCGTGAAGGAGAAACCCGGTCGCTGACCGAAGGTCTCGCCGGCCTGCGTCTGAGCATGGTCTATCACTATCTGCCGCTGGAAGAGGTGAAGGCCATGTACCCGAAGGCGATCATCACGTCCTATCCTTCTTATCAGAATGCGATCAACGCCGTGGCCTTTGACCAGGCTGACGTGTTTCTCGGCGATACCATCTCTACTCATTACATGATCAACAAGGGCTACCTGAACAACATCCGCATGGCCAACTTTGGCAAACACGAAGCACATGGTTTCAGCTTTGCCGTACACAAGAACAATCCCGAACTGCTCGATATCATCAACACAATGCTCAGGACCGTTCCCTCCAGCGAAAGAGAAAGCATCGCCAAACGCTGGAGTGCCGGCAGTGACATCCTGCTCACCGATCACAAACTGGAGCTCAGTTACAGCGAAGAGCGCTGGCTGGCACAGCATCCGGTGGTCCGCGTGGTGGTCAATGAGGCGCTCGCCCCGCTGACTTTTTTTGACAATGATGGCAACTTTCGTGGTGTTGCCGCGGATTTGCTTGAGCTGATCAGGTTACGCACCGGTTTGCGCTTCGAGATCCAGCGCAGCCGAAGCGACAGCGAAATGATCCAGCGCATCAACGACCACCAGGCTGACCTGATTGCCGCACTGCTCCCCAGCGCGCATCGAGATATGCTGCTGAACTTCAGCCGACCTTACTTGCAAAATTCCTATGTCCTGCTGACACGCAAGGGAACCGACAGCCCGATCAATCTTGCGCAGCTTCAGGGCAAGCGCCTGGCAATCGCCCAAGGCAATCCGCTGATGGATTACCTGCGTAGCGAGTTCCCGCAAATAAAGCTCATCGAGACCCCGGACACGTTCAGCGCCGTCGAAATGCTGGCCGAAGGCCGGGCAGAAGGCACGGTCAATTCACTGGTGATCGCCAACTATTTCATTTCATCGCGACTCTTCGAGCACACCCTCCAGATCAGCACCACTATCGGTACGGAACAGGCCGCTTTCTCCCTGGCGACGGGTCGGGACGCGAAGGAACTCAACGACATTCTCAACAAGGCGCTGCTGAGCATCGCGCCGGAAGAACTGGGCATCATCAACAGTCGCTGGCGTGGTTATTCGGCATCCACGCAAAACACGTGGCGTAACTACCAGCGGCTGTTCTATCAGATCGTCATCGGCGCCAGCGTGTTGTTGCTTATTTCCGTGGCCTGGAACGCTTACATGCGGCGCCAGATCAACCAGCGCAAAACGGCCGAGCGCGCGCTCAACGATCAATTTGAGTTCATGCGCTCACTGGTCAATGGCACCCCGCACCCGATTTACGTGCGGGATCGTCAGGGTTTGTTGCAAAGCTGCAATGACAGTTATCTGCTGGCCTTTGGCACCAAGCGCGAAGACGTCATCGGCAAAAACTGCATTCAGGGCGTCCTGAGCAACGCGTTTGAAGCGCATGAGTATCACGCTGACTATCAACGCGTCGTCGCCGAGGGAAAGCCGCTGATAGTTGACCGCCCGCTGCACATTGGCGGCCGCCAATTGACGATCTATCACTGGATCCTTCCCTACCGTGACTCAAGCGGTGAAGTGCAAGGCATCATCGGTGGCTGGGTTGACATCAGCGAACGGCGGCAACTGTTGGATGACCTGCGTTGCGCCAAGGAACGAGCCGATGAAGCCAATCGTGCCAAAAGCACGTTCCTGGCAACCATGAGTCATGAGATCCGCACCCCGATGAATGCGGTCATCGGCATGCTTGAACTGACGCTCAAGCGTATCGAACAGGATCACCCGGATCGTCCCGCCATCGATGTGGCGTACCACTCGGCCAAGGATTTGCTGGAACTGATCGGGGATATTCTCGACATTGCACGCATCGAATCCGGCCACTTGAGCCTGAGCCCGCAACGCACCAACCTGGGTGAAATCGTCGCCTCTGTAGTGCGAATCTTCGACGGACTGGCCCGGCAGAAAAAGCTCGACCTGCTGCTGGAATTCACTCCGGACGAGCAGGCATACGACGTCTTGCTGGATCCGCTGCGCTTCAAGCAAGTGCTGTCCAATCTGGTCAGCAACGCCATCAAGTTTACCGAGCAGGGCCAGATCAGGATTATCGTCACCCTGAGCCCTGGCACCGAGCCCGAGCAGGTGCACATGCAGTTGCAGGTTCAGGACAGCGGCATAGGCATCAGTGAACAGGATCAGCAGCGCCTGTTCGAGCCTTTTGCTCAGGCCGATAGCGCCGGGCCGTCAGCCAGACGCGGTACCGGGCTTGGCCTGGTGATCAGCCGAAGTTTGTGCGAGGGAATGGGTGGCAGCTTGCAGTTGAGCAGCAAGCCGGGGGTCGGTACGCAAGTCGAAATGTCACTGCAACTGGCCAAACTTGCACCTGAACCCGCAGCGGAAATAGCTGAAACATTAATCCCTGCTACAACAGCGTCGTTGAACGTATTAGTGGTCGATGATCACGCTGCCAATCGCCTGCTGATGTGTCAACAACTGGAGTTTCTGGGCCATCGCTTCAGCACGGCGGCCGATGGTCAGGCAGGATTCGAGGCGTGGAAAACCGGCGTTTACGATCTGGTGATCGCCGATTGCAACATGCCGGTCATGAACGGCTACGAACTTGCCCAAGCCATTCGCCGAGAGGAAAAAGAGACACAACAACCCCCTTGCACCGTACTGGGCTTTACCGCTAACGCGCAGCCGGAGGAGGTTCAACGGTGCAAGCAAGCCGGAATGGACGACTGTTTGTTCAAACCCCTGACCCTGACCGCTTTGAGCCAGTGGGTTGCGGGCATAGAGGTCTCCACTCGGACCCCCGCCTTCAGCCTGGAAGGATTTGAGTTGATGACGGGGGGCAATCCGCTATTGAATCGACGATTGTTGACTGAATTGCTGAACAGCAACCGTCTGGACCGGCAAGATTTGTTGGCGCTGTCCGGTTCCCCGGATCGGCAATCATTTCTCGACATTGCCCACAAGATCAAAGGTGCCGCCCGAATCGTCCAGGCTTCGCGGCTGATCGATTCCTGCGAGGCGCTCGAAGCCGCCTGCAACAACAAACTCCAACCCGACACAGTGCTTGAATGCTGCAAGAACCTGGAGCGCGCGCTGCTTGAACTGGATCAGGCATTGCTGCAGAAAATCACAGAAAACGACGAAAGCAGAATGATAGAGCCTTAA
- a CDS encoding deoxyguanosinetriphosphate triphosphohydrolase codes for MDWQTLLTRERLGKPLHSPEELGRSPFHKDHDRIIFSGAFRRLGRKTQVHPVSSNDHIHTRLTHSLEVSCVGRSLGMRVGETIRGALPDWCDPSDLGMVVQSACLAHDIGNPPFGHSGEDAIRHWFQQAAGRGWLDAMSEAERNDFLNFEGNAQGFRVLTQLEYHQFDGGTRLTYATLGTYLKYPWTAKHADSLGYKKHKFGCYQSELPLLEQIAHKLGLPQLEDQRWARHPLVYLMEAADDICYALIDLEDGLEMALLEYGEVESLLLDLVGDDLPETYRLLGPEDSRRRKLAILRGKAIEHLTNAAARAFVEQQEMLLAGTLPGDLVEHMHGPAKRCVLNAKDMARKKIFQDKRKTLHEIGAYTTLEILLNAFCGAALEQHNGRTPSFKSRRVLDLLGNNAPDPHGPLHTSFLRMIDFIAGMTDSYASDMALEMTGRSRH; via the coding sequence TTGGATTGGCAAACCCTGCTTACCCGCGAACGCCTTGGAAAACCGCTGCACAGTCCGGAAGAGCTCGGTCGCAGCCCTTTTCACAAAGACCATGACCGCATCATTTTCTCGGGGGCGTTTCGCCGCCTGGGGCGCAAGACCCAGGTTCATCCGGTCTCCAGCAACGACCATATCCACACGCGCCTGACCCACTCGCTGGAAGTCAGTTGCGTCGGCCGCTCCCTGGGCATGCGTGTGGGTGAAACCATCCGCGGCGCCCTGCCCGATTGGTGCGATCCCAGCGACCTGGGAATGGTGGTGCAATCAGCCTGCCTGGCCCATGACATCGGCAATCCCCCCTTCGGTCACTCTGGCGAAGACGCGATTCGACACTGGTTTCAGCAGGCTGCCGGCCGTGGCTGGCTGGATGCAATGAGCGAAGCCGAGCGCAATGACTTTCTTAATTTCGAAGGCAACGCTCAGGGCTTTCGGGTACTGACTCAACTCGAGTATCACCAGTTCGACGGTGGCACACGTCTGACTTATGCCACCCTCGGTACCTATTTGAAGTATCCATGGACGGCAAAACACGCCGACTCCCTGGGTTACAAGAAACACAAATTCGGCTGCTATCAGAGCGAGTTGCCGCTGCTGGAGCAGATCGCCCATAAATTGGGCTTGCCTCAACTTGAGGACCAGCGCTGGGCGCGTCATCCATTGGTGTACCTGATGGAGGCCGCCGACGACATTTGCTACGCGTTGATCGACCTGGAAGACGGCCTGGAAATGGCGTTGCTTGAATACGGCGAGGTCGAGTCGCTGCTTCTTGACCTGGTGGGCGACGATCTGCCGGAAACCTATCGTCTACTCGGTCCTGAAGATTCGCGTCGGCGCAAATTGGCCATCCTGCGCGGAAAAGCCATCGAGCACCTGACAAACGCCGCCGCCCGCGCCTTCGTTGAGCAGCAAGAAATGTTGCTGGCCGGTACGCTGCCCGGCGACCTGGTGGAGCATATGCACGGCCCCGCCAAACGGTGCGTCCTGAATGCCAAGGACATGGCGCGCAAAAAAATCTTCCAGGACAAGCGCAAGACGTTGCACGAAATCGGCGCGTACACGACGCTGGAAATCCTGCTCAACGCTTTCTGCGGCGCGGCGCTGGAACAACATAACGGTCGAACGCCTTCCTTCAAGAGCCGTCGGGTTCTCGACCTGCTGGGCAACAACGCGCCGGATCCCCACGGACCTCTGCACACTTCATTCCTGCGGATGATCGACTTCATCGCCGGCATGACCGATAGCTATGCGAGCGACATGGCACTGGAGATGACCGGTCGCTCTCGTCACTGA
- a CDS encoding HD domain-containing phosphohydrolase — translation MPNPLRLEQRRFPLHVHISAMFTMLLLLTGVVLGIFNYRQTTQIILSSSEKLFNRIEQDVRLDLQATYEPIRHLLSLLVHNPAAQGPDLEQRLALLKPFTQSLKDNPDLASLYIGYATGDFFMVRPLRTANLKTLLKAPDSAAYQVWSIERNDSGQTHSQSLFFDQDLALISRQDNPDDSYDPRNRAWFSSAKRDNDQITTEPYVFFSTHNVGTTLARRSGDGAVMGADLTLEELSATLAKHVVTPATEIVLFDAQGNAIAYPDSSRLIIDDQSARLIKAADLSPSLGVLLNTPPVGNRLEAAGRQWIVARSSMQEGGPQGLQLALSVPEDELLADAYRMRWRGALITLAILLLCVPLGWLTSRILVKPLRALVQEADAIRSFDFNFPVSRRSPVLEIDQLSLSMTRMKDTLASFFQITESLSAETRFAPLLERVLFETVKIGQAQAGLLYLREGDGDRMEPQGLVINDTAQPLSSFGVHGHALHDPQSPDWLRQLASADNVVTHLGFEQAGDLQKVLLELTFPRAHLIGIRLHNRHNETVGLLVFLLADSGNQSDQEKLRPDRIAFLQAVSGAAAVSIESQRLQSRQKQLLDAFIKLLAGAIDAKSPYTGGHCQRVPELTLMLAQAAAASQEPAFRGYQPTEDEWEALHIAAWLHDCGKVTTPEYVVDKATKLETLNDRIHEIRTRFEVLKRDAWISYWQAMALGGDEQHLTPLRDATLAELDDEFAFIARCNLGGEAMAEADLHRLRSIGQRTWARTLDDRLGVSWEENRRQARTPAPTLPVTETLLADKPEHLFERPDAELIAPDNPWGFKLDVPRYKYNRGELYNLSITRGTLTSEERYIINHHMVQTILMLSHLPFPGHLRNVPEIAGGHHEKMDGSGYPKRLKREEMSLPARMMAIADIFEALTAADRPYKKAKSLSEALGIMAFMCRDAHIDPELFGLFINAHIYLKYAERFLDPQQIDAVDHSGLLIKAGLKV, via the coding sequence ATGCCCAACCCACTGCGCCTGGAACAACGGCGGTTTCCCCTGCACGTGCACATCAGTGCCATGTTCACCATGCTGCTGTTGCTGACCGGTGTGGTGCTGGGCATTTTCAACTATCGGCAAACCACGCAGATCATTCTGTCCAGCAGTGAAAAGCTGTTTAACCGCATCGAGCAGGATGTCCGCCTGGACCTGCAGGCTACCTACGAACCGATTCGTCACCTGCTCAGCCTCCTGGTGCATAACCCCGCAGCCCAGGGTCCGGACCTGGAGCAACGTCTGGCACTGCTCAAACCCTTCACCCAATCGCTCAAAGACAACCCCGACCTGGCATCGCTGTACATTGGCTACGCCACCGGTGATTTTTTCATGGTTCGCCCGCTGCGAACTGCCAATCTGAAAACACTGCTCAAAGCCCCTGACTCAGCGGCTTATCAGGTGTGGAGTATCGAGCGCAACGATAGCGGCCAGACTCATTCCCAATCCCTGTTTTTCGATCAGGACCTGGCGCTCATCAGTCGCCAGGACAACCCGGACGACAGCTACGATCCACGAAACCGCGCGTGGTTTTCCAGCGCCAAGCGCGACAACGATCAGATCACTACCGAACCCTACGTCTTTTTCTCCACCCACAATGTCGGTACCACTCTGGCACGGCGCAGTGGCGATGGCGCCGTCATGGGTGCCGACCTCACCCTGGAAGAACTCAGCGCCACCCTGGCCAAGCATGTAGTGACGCCCGCTACCGAGATCGTATTGTTCGACGCCCAGGGTAATGCCATTGCCTATCCCGACAGCAGCCGACTGATCATCGACGACCAGTCGGCTCGTCTGATCAAAGCCGCCGACTTGAGCCCTAGCCTGGGTGTCTTGCTCAACACCCCGCCGGTAGGTAATCGCCTTGAAGCTGCCGGGCGTCAATGGATCGTGGCCCGCAGCAGCATGCAGGAAGGCGGCCCCCAGGGACTTCAACTGGCGCTGTCGGTACCCGAAGATGAACTGCTCGCCGACGCCTACCGCATGCGCTGGCGAGGTGCCCTGATCACCCTGGCCATTCTGCTGTTGTGTGTACCACTGGGCTGGCTGACATCGCGCATCCTGGTCAAACCCTTGCGTGCTCTGGTGCAGGAAGCCGATGCGATTCGCAGTTTCGACTTCAATTTTCCGGTCTCCCGTCGTTCGCCGGTACTCGAAATCGACCAACTTAGCCTGTCGATGACGCGCATGAAGGATACGCTTGCGAGTTTCTTCCAAATCACCGAAAGCTTGAGCGCCGAGACCCGATTTGCGCCTTTGCTTGAACGGGTGCTGTTTGAAACGGTAAAGATCGGCCAGGCCCAGGCTGGTCTTCTCTACCTTCGCGAAGGTGACGGCGACCGCATGGAGCCCCAAGGACTGGTGATCAACGACACGGCTCAACCCTTGTCGTCATTCGGCGTCCACGGGCACGCGCTGCACGATCCGCAAAGCCCTGACTGGCTTCGCCAATTAGCGTCCGCCGACAATGTGGTCACTCATCTGGGTTTCGAGCAGGCGGGGGATTTGCAGAAAGTATTGCTCGAACTGACCTTCCCTCGCGCTCATCTGATTGGCATTCGCTTGCACAATCGGCACAACGAAACCGTTGGCCTGCTGGTGTTTCTGTTGGCCGATAGCGGCAACCAGAGCGACCAGGAAAAACTCCGACCGGACCGCATTGCATTTCTCCAGGCCGTGTCCGGCGCGGCCGCGGTGAGTATCGAGAGCCAACGCCTGCAATCCCGGCAAAAACAACTGTTGGACGCCTTCATCAAACTGCTGGCGGGCGCGATTGACGCCAAAAGCCCTTACACCGGCGGACACTGTCAGCGCGTTCCTGAGCTGACGTTGATGCTGGCTCAAGCTGCCGCGGCCAGCCAGGAGCCAGCCTTCCGCGGTTATCAACCCACCGAAGATGAATGGGAGGCGTTGCACATCGCGGCCTGGCTGCACGATTGCGGCAAGGTCACCACACCGGAATACGTCGTCGATAAAGCCACGAAGCTGGAAACCCTGAACGACCGCATCCACGAAATCCGCACCCGCTTCGAAGTGCTCAAGCGCGACGCCTGGATCAGTTACTGGCAGGCCATGGCGCTCGGTGGCGACGAGCAGCACCTGACGCCACTACGCGACGCCACGCTGGCGGAACTCGACGATGAATTTGCCTTTATTGCACGCTGCAACCTCGGCGGCGAGGCCATGGCCGAAGCCGACCTGCACCGCCTGCGCAGCATCGGCCAGCGCACCTGGGCGCGAACCCTGGATGATCGGCTGGGGGTTTCCTGGGAAGAGAACCGGCGTCAGGCCCGCACCCCAGCACCGACTCTGCCGGTCACTGAGACGCTGTTGGCGGACAAACCCGAGCATTTGTTCGAACGGCCGGACGCCGAACTGATTGCGCCGGACAATCCTTGGGGCTTCAAGCTCGATGTACCGCGTTACAAGTACAACCGCGGCGAACTCTACAACCTGAGCATTACCCGGGGCACTTTAACGAGCGAAGAGCGTTACATCATCAATCACCACATGGTGCAGACGATCCTGATGCTCAGCCACCTGCCCTTTCCCGGCCACCTGCGCAACGTCCCGGAAATCGCCGGCGGCCATCACGAAAAAATGGACGGCAGCGGTTACCCCAAACGCTTGAAGCGCGAAGAGATGAGCCTGCCGGCGCGGATGATGGCGATTGCCGATATTTTCGAAGCGCTGACCGCCGCTGATCGACCTTACAAGAAAGCCAAGTCGTTGAGCGAAGCGCTGGGCATCATGGCCTTCATGTGCCGGGACGCCCACATTGACCCCGAGCTGTTCGGGCTGTTCATCAACGCGCACATCTATCTGAAGTACGCCGAACGTTTCCTCGACCCGCAGCAGATCGATGCGGTGGATCATTCAGGCCTGCTGATCAAGGCTGGCCTGAAAGTTTGA
- a CDS encoding EAL domain-containing protein, which translates to MIDGQPLACFQPFIDTATGRIAGVEALGRLRQADGQLTSVGPLFADPRTNAVALRRLDRQLRDNALSRLPEAPPDWFLSLNISPRWISRLRPDQPLPSLKQLCRHGVDPQRIVFEITELGGDIQRLAHVVERYRQAGARIAIDDFGAGYSQLDRVLALQPDILKLDMRLFQAAALGGPSSEVVMALAQMAEKTGCWIIAEGVETESQLNFALECGSRYVQGFLFAGAQENFFASDAFVERFAQLRQRYVQQKLAERSRLMTMRQQLSELMAILQAWAQARAPLSALPRLDAFPWLLRFYQCDRHGTQLTPNLEWRNSGWFADNRYLGHNWSWRPYFYQLLAEGGDERRLTLSSTYRDATSNQYCLTAGQFFDNGERLLLIDIDAVGL; encoded by the coding sequence GTGATCGACGGGCAACCGCTCGCCTGCTTTCAGCCGTTCATCGATACCGCCACTGGCCGTATCGCGGGTGTCGAGGCATTGGGTCGACTGCGTCAGGCCGATGGTCAACTGACGTCAGTTGGACCGTTGTTCGCTGACCCGAGGACGAATGCCGTCGCCCTACGTCGCCTGGATCGCCAACTGCGCGATAACGCCTTGAGCCGTTTGCCGGAGGCGCCCCCCGACTGGTTTCTCAGCCTGAACATTTCCCCACGCTGGATCAGCCGCTTGCGTCCGGACCAGCCGCTGCCGAGCCTCAAGCAATTGTGCCGGCATGGCGTCGACCCACAGCGAATCGTTTTCGAGATCACCGAACTGGGCGGCGATATCCAACGACTCGCCCACGTGGTGGAACGGTATCGCCAGGCTGGCGCGCGTATCGCCATCGACGATTTCGGTGCAGGCTACTCGCAACTTGATCGCGTGCTGGCGCTGCAGCCTGACATTCTCAAGCTGGACATGCGCCTTTTCCAGGCCGCGGCGTTGGGTGGACCGAGCAGCGAGGTAGTCATGGCCCTGGCTCAAATGGCCGAGAAAACCGGTTGCTGGATCATCGCCGAAGGCGTCGAAACCGAATCACAACTCAATTTTGCCCTGGAATGCGGCTCACGCTACGTGCAGGGTTTTCTGTTCGCCGGGGCACAAGAGAATTTCTTTGCCAGCGACGCTTTTGTCGAGCGCTTTGCGCAACTGCGTCAGCGCTATGTTCAGCAAAAACTGGCCGAACGCAGTCGCCTGATGACCATGCGTCAGCAACTCAGCGAACTGATGGCGATCCTGCAAGCCTGGGCTCAGGCCCGTGCGCCGCTAAGTGCCCTGCCACGACTGGATGCATTCCCCTGGCTGTTGCGCTTCTATCAATGCGATCGCCACGGAACACAGCTGACGCCGAACCTCGAATGGCGCAACAGCGGCTGGTTTGCCGACAACCGTTACCTGGGCCATAACTGGTCTTGGCGCCCCTACTTCTATCAACTGCTGGCAGAGGGCGGCGATGAGCGACGGCTGACCCTCTCCAGCACCTACCGCGACGCCACCAGCAATCAGTATTGCCTCACCGCCGGACAGTTTTTTGATAATGGCGAACGCCTGCTGCTCATCGACATAGATGCCGTCGGGCTGTAG
- a CDS encoding response regulator codes for MIKDNLRILLVEDHPFQLMATQCLLESYGFTQLTTTDSAEGALHQMLTSVQPFDILLCDQCLPDLCGLELVKFASHRGMIKQAILLSSLTSAELDRLENTANINGLPLLGYLSKPLKQSEFRKLLTLIR; via the coding sequence ATGATCAAAGACAATCTGCGTATCTTGCTGGTGGAAGATCATCCGTTTCAGCTCATGGCTACTCAATGTCTGCTTGAAAGCTACGGCTTCACCCAACTCACCACGACTGACAGTGCCGAAGGGGCATTGCATCAAATGCTCACTTCGGTACAACCCTTCGATATTCTTCTATGCGACCAATGTTTACCCGATCTCTGCGGGCTGGAACTGGTTAAATTTGCCAGTCATCGAGGGATGATCAAACAAGCGATACTACTAAGTAGCCTGACCTCCGCAGAGCTGGACAGGCTTGAAAACACCGCCAACATCAATGGGCTACCGCTGCTGGGTTATTTGAGCAAGCCCTTGAAACAATCCGAATTCAGAAAACTATTGACCTTGATTCGGTAG
- a CDS encoding response regulator transcription factor gives MNSVFIVDDHPVIRLAVRMLLEHEGYKVVGETDNGVDAMQMVRECMPDLVILDISIPKLDGLEVLARFNAMNTPLKTLVLTAQSPTLFGIRSMQSGASGYVCKQEDLSELVSAIKAVLSGYNYFPSEALNPVRCDDARWAELELFKSVNDRELMVLQLFAQGRTNKEIAKGMFLSNKTVSTYKKRLMQKLKAKSLVELIEMAKRNALV, from the coding sequence ATGAACTCCGTTTTTATTGTCGACGATCACCCTGTCATCCGGCTTGCCGTTCGAATGTTGCTTGAACACGAAGGCTACAAGGTCGTCGGTGAAACTGATAATGGGGTCGACGCAATGCAGATGGTTCGCGAATGCATGCCCGACCTGGTGATTCTCGACATCAGCATTCCCAAACTGGATGGACTGGAAGTGCTTGCCCGTTTCAACGCCATGAATACGCCCCTTAAAACATTGGTATTAACTGCACAATCGCCGACACTTTTTGGTATTCGCTCCATGCAATCAGGCGCGTCGGGCTATGTATGCAAACAAGAAGACCTGAGCGAACTGGTCAGCGCCATAAAGGCAGTACTGTCAGGTTACAACTACTTCCCAAGTGAGGCCCTCAACCCTGTTCGCTGCGATGACGCACGCTGGGCAGAGTTGGAATTGTTCAAGTCCGTCAATGATCGAGAGTTGATGGTATTGCAACTTTTTGCACAAGGTCGCACAAACAAGGAAATTGCCAAAGGCATGTTCCTGAGCAACAAAACAGTCAGTACTTATAAAAAGCGGCTCATGCAGAAACTCAAAGCCAAATCCCTGGTTGAACTCATCGAAATGGCAAAACGTAACGCGTTAGTGTGA